In a genomic window of Thermoanaerobaculales bacterium:
- a CDS encoding S41 family peptidase yields MSDPKLVRRVIAAAAALLIVTAIGAQTTAPDDEKWQDTREQRIWGLMQVWATVKHNFAFFDRLPNLDWDAAVRAAVPRVLDAPDQEEYYRRLGELTALLHDGHTLVVSPSFREGAFDGPPLEFQVVEGRIMLARTGDSDEVRSQDIQPGMELVAVGDGVPARNWLEENALRFYPGSTPQGGDAFGMYLFLRGPKNTTVTLALEDATRARRTVTVTRSSRNRDGTEFRLRIRDVSRLIESTTIDGGIAYLRLSTFDDERVVGEVNDELDRLDLGELRGMILDLRYNMGGDDRWAYPIVSRLVDRPVLGSTWTTPEYHPAYTSWGEAETPLHGDAVRIDPAEGKRYSGPLVVLTGPNTMSTAEDFIVPLDFSGRALIVGEPTAGTTGNPVNVVLPGGAVLRVCSLWSTYPDGREFVGRGISPDVVVHPTVAGLRAGRDEVLEKAIEVLGDWNGYRALKPSRE; encoded by the coding sequence ATGTCGGATCCGAAGCTCGTGCGTCGGGTGATCGCAGCAGCGGCCGCACTGCTCATCGTCACCGCGATCGGCGCTCAGACCACGGCTCCCGATGACGAGAAGTGGCAGGACACGCGCGAGCAGAGGATCTGGGGCCTGATGCAGGTCTGGGCGACGGTGAAGCACAACTTCGCCTTCTTCGACCGGCTGCCGAACCTCGACTGGGACGCCGCCGTGCGCGCCGCCGTGCCGCGAGTGCTCGACGCCCCGGACCAGGAGGAGTACTACCGGCGTCTGGGCGAGCTGACCGCCCTGCTGCACGACGGGCACACGCTCGTCGTCTCGCCATCGTTCCGCGAGGGCGCCTTTGACGGCCCGCCCCTGGAGTTCCAGGTTGTCGAGGGCCGGATCATGCTCGCACGCACCGGCGATAGCGACGAGGTTCGGTCCCAGGACATCCAGCCCGGCATGGAGCTGGTCGCGGTCGGCGACGGCGTCCCGGCGCGGAATTGGCTCGAGGAGAACGCCCTGCGCTTCTACCCGGGGAGCACCCCGCAGGGCGGCGACGCCTTCGGGATGTACCTGTTCCTGCGCGGGCCGAAGAACACGACCGTGACGCTGGCCCTGGAGGACGCCACCAGGGCGAGGCGCACGGTCACTGTCACCCGCAGCAGCCGCAATCGCGACGGCACGGAGTTCCGGCTGCGGATCCGCGACGTCTCGCGCCTGATCGAGTCGACGACGATCGACGGCGGCATCGCGTACCTGCGTCTCAGCACCTTCGACGATGAACGGGTCGTCGGGGAGGTCAACGACGAGCTCGACCGACTCGACCTGGGCGAGCTGCGGGGGATGATCCTCGACCTTCGTTACAACATGGGAGGCGATGACCGCTGGGCGTACCCGATCGTGTCGCGCCTGGTGGATCGGCCGGTGCTGGGCTCCACGTGGACCACGCCCGAGTACCATCCGGCCTACACCTCGTGGGGAGAGGCGGAGACGCCGCTCCACGGCGACGCGGTGCGGATCGACCCCGCAGAGGGCAAGCGCTACAGCGGGCCGCTCGTCGTTCTCACCGGGCCCAACACCATGAGCACCGCCGAGGACTTCATCGTTCCGCTCGATTTCTCGGGCAGGGCACTGATCGTCGGCGAGCCGACCGCCGGCACGACCGGCAACCCGGTCAACGTCGTTCTCCCGGGTGGCGCCGTCCTGCGCGTCTGCTCGCTGTGGTCCACCTATCCGGACGGTCGCGAGTTCGTGGGCCGGGGCATCAGCCCCGACGTCGTCGTGCATCCCACCGTGGCCGGCCTCCGGGCGGGTCGGGACGAGGTCCTTGAGAAGGCGATCGAGGTGCTCGGTGACTGGAATGGGTACCGGGCGCTGAAGCCGTCGAGGGAGTGA
- a CDS encoding prolyl oligopeptidase family serine peptidase, which yields MRHLPLALLALAIVAIPAAAADPADDPYLWLEEIDGERAMEWVAAQNARSAGVLEQVPEFAPIRSRILEIYDSKDRIPYVSIRGSHLYNFWQDAEHPRGIWRRTTLGQYRKAEPSWEALLDIDALAAADGEKWVFKGADCLPPAYERCMIALSPGGSDAAVFREFDVATRSWVDGGFALPLAKSEVAWRDENSLWVETDFGPGTLTASGYPRLAKLWARGTPLAAAAPVWEIPESWVGVGAYSVHNPEGRYDVIAATPEYYRGHYYLILGERKVKLDLPEDASLQGIFKDQLLVSLRSDWTVGGATYPQDALLAIDLDEFLQGSRAFATLFSPSERVSLSEVATTRHSVLIATLDNVRGRLYRLRPGDGGWTRQEIPLPGPGTAGFSATSDQEELFFFSYTDFLTPSSLYLVEGDGAPVPLKRSPAWFDAAGMTTAQYEATSKDGTAIPYFVVTPKGFVADGTTPTVLYGYGGFEIAELPTYSGTIGTAWLARGGVWVLANLRGGGEFGPKWHQAAVKENRHKVYEDFIAVAEDLIARRITSPQHLGIMGGSQGGLLVAATFLMRPELFGAVVSQVPLMDMQRYSKLLAGASWMGEYGNPDLPEEWAYIRTWSPYHLVRADAKYPEVFIWTTTRDDRVHPGHARKMAAKMIGQGHEVLYWENVEGGHGSGSTHAQKATASALEWAYLWRRLR from the coding sequence ATGCGTCACCTGCCCCTCGCCCTGCTGGCCCTGGCCATCGTGGCCATCCCCGCCGCGGCTGCGGACCCCGCCGACGATCCCTACCTCTGGCTCGAGGAGATCGACGGCGAGCGGGCCATGGAATGGGTCGCGGCGCAGAACGCGCGCTCGGCCGGCGTCCTCGAGCAGGTCCCGGAGTTCGCGCCGATCCGGTCGCGGATTCTCGAGATCTACGACTCCAAGGACCGCATCCCCTACGTGTCGATCCGCGGCAGCCATCTCTACAACTTCTGGCAGGACGCCGAGCACCCGCGCGGCATCTGGCGCCGGACAACGCTCGGGCAGTACCGCAAGGCGGAGCCGAGCTGGGAGGCCCTGCTCGACATCGACGCCCTCGCCGCGGCCGACGGCGAGAAGTGGGTGTTCAAGGGCGCCGACTGCCTGCCGCCGGCGTACGAGCGCTGCATGATCGCGCTGTCGCCCGGCGGCAGCGACGCGGCCGTGTTCAGGGAGTTCGACGTCGCGACCAGGAGCTGGGTCGACGGAGGCTTCGCACTCCCCCTCGCCAAGAGCGAGGTCGCATGGCGAGATGAGAACTCGCTGTGGGTCGAGACCGACTTCGGGCCGGGCACGCTGACGGCCTCGGGCTACCCGCGTCTCGCCAAGCTGTGGGCCCGGGGGACGCCGCTCGCCGCAGCGGCGCCGGTGTGGGAGATACCGGAGAGCTGGGTCGGGGTCGGCGCCTACAGCGTCCACAACCCGGAGGGGCGGTACGACGTCATCGCCGCCACTCCCGAGTACTACCGCGGCCACTACTACCTGATCCTCGGCGAGCGAAAGGTCAAGCTCGACCTGCCCGAGGACGCGTCGCTGCAGGGGATCTTCAAGGACCAGCTGCTGGTCTCGCTGCGCTCCGACTGGACGGTGGGTGGCGCCACCTACCCGCAGGATGCGCTGCTCGCCATCGACCTCGACGAGTTCCTGCAGGGCAGCCGCGCCTTCGCGACGCTGTTCTCGCCTTCCGAGCGGGTGTCGCTGAGCGAGGTCGCCACCACCCGCCACTCGGTGCTGATCGCGACACTCGACAACGTGCGCGGCCGGCTCTACCGCCTGCGCCCCGGCGACGGCGGCTGGACGCGGCAGGAGATCCCGCTGCCGGGGCCGGGCACGGCCGGCTTCTCGGCGACCAGCGACCAGGAGGAGCTGTTCTTCTTCAGCTACACCGACTTCCTGACCCCCTCGAGCCTGTACCTCGTCGAGGGCGACGGCGCGCCGGTACCGCTCAAGCGGTCGCCCGCCTGGTTCGACGCCGCCGGCATGACGACGGCGCAGTACGAGGCGACCTCGAAGGACGGCACCGCGATCCCCTACTTCGTGGTGACGCCAAAGGGTTTCGTGGCCGACGGCACGACGCCGACCGTGCTCTACGGCTACGGCGGGTTCGAGATCGCGGAGCTGCCGACCTACTCCGGCACCATCGGCACCGCGTGGCTCGCGCGCGGCGGCGTCTGGGTGCTCGCCAACCTGCGCGGCGGCGGCGAGTTCGGCCCGAAGTGGCACCAGGCCGCGGTCAAGGAGAACCGGCACAAGGTCTACGAGGACTTCATCGCGGTCGCCGAGGACCTGATCGCGCGCCGCATCACCTCACCCCAGCACCTCGGCATCATGGGCGGCTCGCAGGGAGGGCTGCTGGTCGCGGCCACCTTCCTGATGCGGCCGGAGCTGTTCGGGGCGGTGGTCAGCCAGGTGCCGCTGATGGACATGCAGCGCTACAGCAAGCTGCTCGCCGGCGCGAGCTGGATGGGCGAGTACGGCAACCCCGACCTCCCCGAGGAGTGGGCCTACATCCGGACCTGGTCGCCCTACCACCTGGTGCGGGCCGACGCGAAGTACCCCGAGGTCTTCATCTGGACCACCACCCGCGACGACCGCGTCCACCCCGGCCATGCCCGCAAGATGGCAGCGAAGATGATCGGCCAGGGGCACGAGGTGCTGTACTGGGAGAACGTCGAGGGCGGCCACGGCTCGGGCTCGACCCACGCGCAGAAGGCGACCGCGTCGGCGCTGGAGTGGGCGTACCTCTGGCGCCGGCTGAGGTAG